The following are encoded in a window of Arthrobacter sp. OAP107 genomic DNA:
- a CDS encoding ABC transporter substrate-binding protein produces the protein MKIKALKWLTTVPVAVVMAVSLAACGGGTAAPSGSSTDALAGSDQQTLDKYTTKDVTPLDKIDKSKLGLITPGVLKVGTLSDAPPNIFIDKDGNFTGYDNELLKAMAAKLGLKVEFASTKFQSLLAQVKNRQFDVGSSSISTTDARRETVAFTNGYDFGYMAIVTKDDAKVKTFDDLKQGVRIGVVQGTVQDDFVTNTLKLEPVRFPDYNTVYANVKSGQIDAWVAPSQQAEGQVKSGDGTKIAEKKVNTQNFTAYAVAKDNQPLNDALNAALDAVIADGTWTKLTSHWYTDRPTIKEQTPEGWKPGSKAVQVPTK, from the coding sequence ATGAAAATCAAAGCCTTGAAGTGGCTGACCACGGTTCCCGTGGCCGTAGTCATGGCCGTATCCCTGGCTGCCTGCGGTGGAGGCACCGCTGCTCCCAGTGGCTCGTCGACTGATGCCCTCGCCGGCAGCGACCAGCAGACGCTGGACAAGTACACCACCAAGGACGTCACCCCCCTGGACAAGATCGACAAGTCCAAGCTCGGCCTGATCACTCCGGGCGTCCTCAAGGTCGGCACCCTGTCCGACGCCCCGCCCAACATCTTCATCGACAAGGATGGAAACTTCACGGGCTACGACAACGAACTCCTGAAGGCCATGGCGGCCAAGCTCGGCCTCAAGGTGGAGTTCGCATCGACCAAGTTCCAGAGCCTCCTGGCCCAGGTGAAGAACAGGCAGTTCGACGTCGGGTCCTCCTCCATCTCCACCACGGACGCCCGCCGCGAGACCGTGGCCTTCACCAACGGTTACGACTTCGGCTACATGGCCATCGTGACCAAGGATGATGCGAAGGTGAAGACCTTCGACGACCTGAAGCAGGGTGTACGCATCGGCGTCGTCCAGGGCACCGTCCAGGACGACTTCGTCACCAACACACTGAAGCTCGAGCCGGTCCGCTTCCCGGACTACAACACCGTCTACGCAAACGTGAAGAGCGGCCAGATCGACGCCTGGGTTGCTCCCTCGCAGCAGGCCGAGGGCCAGGTCAAGTCGGGCGACGGCACGAAGATCGCCGAGAAGAAGGTCAACACCCAGAACTTCACGGCATACGCAGTGGCCAAGGACAACCAGCCCCTCAATGACGCGCTCAACGCGGCGCTCGACGCCGTGATCGCCGACGGAACCTGGACCAAGCTCACCAGCCACTGGTACACGGACCGTCCGACCATCAAAGAGCAGACTCCTGAGGGCTGGAAGCCGGGCAGCAAGGCCGTCCAGGTCCCCACGAAGTAA
- a CDS encoding 3'-5' exonuclease codes for MSTWNTLPRAAFDLETTGRNSRAARIVTASITLVDSSGNVVREHEWLADPGVEIPAEASDVHGITTEHARSHGRPAAEVTREVAAVLQGLFDDGVPVIAFNASYDFTVLAAESARYGVPQLSRFPVLDPYIMNKQVDRYRKGKRTLTALCEEYGVELENAHTSAADALATLRMLDAMAGKFPKLSMPAGQLHQLQVDWAVSQAADFQQYLRKTKPAAVIEGDWPVLPPEDASRGGF; via the coding sequence ATGAGCACTTGGAACACTCTCCCCCGGGCCGCGTTCGATCTCGAAACCACGGGACGCAACTCCCGCGCCGCACGGATCGTCACGGCTTCCATCACCCTGGTGGACAGCTCCGGGAACGTGGTTCGGGAGCATGAATGGCTGGCTGATCCGGGGGTTGAGATTCCGGCGGAGGCAAGCGATGTGCACGGGATCACCACCGAACACGCCCGCAGCCATGGCCGGCCTGCGGCCGAGGTCACCAGGGAAGTCGCTGCCGTGCTCCAGGGGCTCTTCGACGACGGCGTTCCCGTGATCGCGTTCAACGCCAGCTACGACTTCACCGTCCTGGCCGCCGAATCGGCCCGCTACGGCGTGCCGCAGCTGAGCCGGTTCCCCGTCCTGGACCCCTACATCATGAACAAGCAGGTGGACCGGTACCGCAAGGGCAAGAGGACGCTGACCGCCCTGTGTGAGGAATACGGCGTGGAACTGGAAAACGCCCACACGTCGGCCGCGGACGCACTGGCAACACTCCGCATGCTTGACGCCATGGCCGGCAAGTTCCCTAAACTGAGCATGCCGGCCGGCCAGCTGCACCAGCTTCAGGTGGACTGGGCCGTCAGCCAGGCCGCCGACTTCCAGCAGTACCTCCGCAAGACCAAGCCCGCCGCCGTCATCGAAGGTGACTGGCCGGTGCTGCCTCCTGAGGATGCCAGCCGCGGGGGCTTCTGA
- a CDS encoding MGMT family protein yields the protein MRAEYVEAVLAVVDLIPAGSAVAYGDVAELLGAGGPRQVGSVLSHYGSGVPWWRVLRASGLAPDGHESEALNYYLQEGTPLRGDYRRYARIGEGRWRVDLTAARWAPSDADFDALDVIAERLEASLRKLSVPDDGMSV from the coding sequence ATGCGGGCGGAGTACGTGGAGGCGGTTTTGGCGGTGGTCGACCTTATCCCGGCCGGCTCGGCGGTGGCCTACGGGGACGTCGCTGAACTTCTTGGGGCCGGGGGTCCGCGGCAGGTCGGGTCCGTGCTCAGCCATTACGGCAGCGGCGTTCCGTGGTGGCGTGTGCTGCGGGCCAGCGGACTGGCCCCCGACGGCCACGAGTCCGAGGCCCTCAACTACTACCTGCAGGAGGGCACGCCCCTGCGCGGCGACTATCGCAGGTATGCCCGGATAGGCGAGGGGCGGTGGCGGGTGGATCTGACCGCTGCGCGGTGGGCCCCCTCCGACGCCGATTTCGACGCCCTGGACGTGATCGCCGAGCGGCTGGAAGCGTCGCTGCGAAAATTGTCAGTGCCGGATGATGGAATGTCCGTGTGA
- a CDS encoding ATP-dependent DNA helicase, giving the protein MHSRVPVLTADQLAAVEVPRGSGPVLVPGAPGTGKSTVLIEAAIRRVEADGVDPERILILAPGRLAADTLRDRFTARLNRSLSTTPARTWAAYAFDLIRRAKAEGLLPLSKAPRLLSGPEQDLIIKELLEGHALPGLGLPWPDDLTAALPTRGFRHEVRQLFDRITETGRTAEDLAGLGRACGRPDWTAAAALYAEYRDVLDLRMPEAFDPAGIITAARQLFQDFPDFLAAERDRLQLVLVDDIQEANPAVFELLADVAAGKDVYVTSAPDTVVQGFRGARPDLVAELPGLLGGEERTVVEKPLSHAHRHQPAVAQAWLGVADRISLRSGGQLARRLDPVGSAVAADNAGNPGDAASADAASGDTARPAGGAVEAHLLPSAVHELRYVAQRILEAHLRDGRPLEDIAVIVRNGGQLSQLQRYLSGQGIPVRIPVAESAVRDEVAVRPLLDAYAVALDPAVLTPESAVSLLTSRIGGATSLELRRLRQSLRREELLGGGGRSSDSLLVEALLGPGGLGTLGIEARSARRVARMIQAGRKAVGEPGSNAETVLWALWHSTGLAAAWTAAALAGGLVGARADRDLDAMMALFHTAERYVDQMPGSGPEQFLEYLLNQELPMDTLAARAQVDDAVELMTPASAAGREWPFVIVAGLQEGVWPNTRLRGELLGSTLFADAVEHGVEYALQLGPLSRLREIRYDELRSFSTAVSRAKEVLLCTAVSSEDEQPSSFLDYVAPLLPGQDGRGYTPVERPLTLRALVAELRQYAQLDGRLAAEADEAVRVLARLATAEPPVPGAHPDTWWGLAPLTSVDRVVPPGGTVYVSPSKVESVQKSPLDWFIQAAGGEAATDFARSLGTLVHAIAQDLPDASGAEYLAELVRRWPALGMKDNWEGKLDFRRAEAMVRKLAQYVLVMRSEGRRLAGVEQDFEVILPEPAAVSRSDVPTDEGPRSAVLRGQVDRLEIDAEGRLVIVDLKTGKRQPGKAELGRHPQLGAYQAAVLAGGFGPAEASDAETPGAGAQPGGAVLAQLGTTTKTPGIQHQEPLDPGDNWAIEMVNDAAAVMSGHEFEARHDPAKAGYGGLGCRLPEVCPLCSRGKQVTE; this is encoded by the coding sequence GTGCACTCCCGTGTTCCGGTCCTCACGGCGGACCAGTTGGCCGCCGTCGAAGTGCCCCGGGGATCCGGCCCCGTGCTGGTTCCCGGAGCGCCCGGCACCGGAAAATCCACCGTGCTCATCGAGGCGGCCATCCGCCGGGTTGAGGCGGACGGGGTGGACCCCGAACGGATCCTCATTCTCGCCCCCGGACGGCTTGCGGCCGACACTCTGCGTGACCGGTTCACGGCCAGGCTGAACCGGAGCCTGAGCACCACGCCGGCGCGCACCTGGGCAGCCTATGCGTTTGACCTCATCCGCCGTGCCAAGGCAGAGGGGCTCCTGCCGCTGTCGAAGGCTCCGAGGCTCCTCTCCGGCCCGGAGCAGGACCTCATCATCAAGGAACTGCTGGAGGGCCACGCCCTGCCCGGCCTCGGGCTGCCCTGGCCCGATGACCTCACGGCGGCGCTGCCCACGCGCGGGTTCCGGCACGAGGTCCGCCAGCTCTTCGACCGGATTACGGAGACGGGCCGCACCGCCGAGGACCTCGCCGGCCTGGGCCGTGCCTGCGGACGGCCGGACTGGACTGCGGCCGCTGCGCTGTATGCCGAGTACCGCGACGTCCTGGATTTGCGCATGCCCGAGGCCTTCGATCCCGCGGGCATCATCACCGCAGCCCGCCAGCTCTTCCAGGATTTCCCGGACTTCCTGGCGGCGGAACGGGACCGGCTCCAGCTGGTTCTTGTGGACGACATTCAGGAGGCCAACCCGGCCGTCTTCGAACTCCTGGCCGATGTGGCCGCCGGCAAAGATGTCTACGTGACGTCCGCGCCGGACACGGTGGTGCAGGGATTCCGTGGAGCGCGGCCGGATCTCGTGGCAGAGCTCCCGGGCCTGCTGGGCGGCGAGGAGCGGACGGTCGTCGAGAAGCCGCTGTCCCATGCCCACCGGCATCAGCCGGCCGTGGCCCAGGCCTGGCTGGGGGTTGCCGACCGGATCTCCCTCCGGTCCGGTGGGCAGCTCGCCCGCCGTCTGGACCCGGTTGGCTCCGCCGTCGCTGCTGACAATGCCGGGAACCCCGGCGACGCTGCGTCGGCTGATGCCGCTTCGGGTGACACCGCCCGGCCGGCAGGCGGCGCGGTGGAGGCCCACCTTCTGCCCTCGGCCGTCCATGAGTTGCGGTACGTCGCCCAAAGAATCCTCGAGGCGCATCTCAGGGACGGGCGCCCGCTCGAGGACATCGCCGTCATTGTCCGGAACGGCGGCCAGCTGAGCCAGCTGCAGCGCTACCTCTCCGGCCAGGGGATTCCGGTGCGGATTCCGGTGGCTGAGTCCGCCGTGCGCGACGAGGTTGCCGTCCGTCCGCTGCTCGACGCCTATGCGGTGGCCCTGGACCCTGCGGTCCTCACGCCCGAATCGGCCGTGTCGCTGCTGACGTCCCGGATCGGCGGGGCGACGTCCCTCGAACTGCGCCGGCTCCGCCAGTCGCTGCGGCGGGAGGAACTGCTGGGCGGCGGCGGACGCTCCAGCGATTCCCTGCTCGTGGAGGCGCTTTTGGGGCCCGGCGGGCTGGGCACCCTGGGCATCGAAGCCCGGTCGGCCCGCAGGGTGGCCCGGATGATCCAGGCCGGGCGGAAAGCCGTCGGCGAACCCGGGTCCAACGCCGAGACAGTGCTGTGGGCCCTCTGGCACTCCACCGGGCTCGCGGCGGCGTGGACGGCCGCTGCCCTTGCCGGCGGACTCGTCGGGGCACGGGCGGACCGGGACCTGGACGCCATGATGGCGCTGTTCCACACGGCCGAACGCTACGTGGACCAGATGCCCGGATCCGGCCCCGAACAGTTCCTGGAGTACCTGCTGAACCAGGAACTGCCCATGGACACCCTGGCGGCGCGGGCCCAGGTTGACGACGCCGTGGAGCTCATGACGCCTGCCAGCGCCGCAGGCCGGGAATGGCCGTTCGTCATTGTCGCCGGCCTGCAGGAAGGCGTCTGGCCCAACACCCGGCTCCGCGGCGAGCTGCTGGGCAGCACACTGTTCGCGGACGCCGTCGAACACGGCGTGGAGTATGCCCTCCAGCTTGGCCCGTTGAGCCGGCTGCGGGAGATCCGCTACGACGAACTCCGCAGTTTTTCCACAGCGGTGTCCCGGGCCAAGGAGGTGCTGCTGTGCACCGCCGTGTCTTCCGAGGATGAACAGCCGTCCTCGTTCCTGGATTACGTCGCGCCGTTGCTGCCTGGCCAGGACGGCCGAGGCTACACGCCGGTGGAACGGCCGCTGACGCTGCGTGCGCTCGTGGCGGAACTCCGCCAGTACGCCCAGCTCGACGGCAGGCTGGCCGCCGAGGCGGATGAGGCCGTGCGTGTCCTGGCCCGCCTTGCCACGGCAGAGCCTCCTGTTCCGGGAGCCCATCCGGACACCTGGTGGGGGCTGGCCCCGCTGACGTCCGTGGACCGCGTTGTGCCTCCGGGCGGCACCGTCTACGTTTCGCCGTCGAAGGTGGAGTCGGTGCAGAAATCTCCTCTGGACTGGTTCATCCAGGCCGCCGGCGGCGAAGCGGCAACGGATTTCGCGCGCAGCCTCGGCACCCTGGTGCACGCCATCGCCCAGGACCTTCCCGATGCCAGCGGCGCGGAATACCTCGCCGAACTGGTCCGGCGCTGGCCGGCCCTGGGCATGAAGGACAACTGGGAAGGGAAACTGGACTTCCGCAGGGCCGAAGCGATGGTCCGGAAACTGGCGCAGTACGTCCTGGTCATGCGCAGTGAAGGCCGGCGCCTGGCGGGCGTCGAACAGGACTTCGAAGTGATCCTGCCCGAGCCCGCCGCCGTTTCCCGCAGCGACGTTCCCACCGATGAGGGTCCCCGGTCAGCCGTCCTGCGCGGACAGGTGGACCGGCTGGAGATCGACGCCGAGGGCCGGCTGGTCATCGTAGACCTCAAGACGGGCAAACGGCAGCCGGGCAAGGCCGAACTGGGCAGGCACCCGCAGCTAGGCGCCTACCAGGCGGCCGTGCTCGCCGGGGGCTTTGGCCCCGCCGAAGCTTCCGACGCCGAAACTCCCGGCGCCGGGGCGCAGCCCGGCGGGGCGGTGCTTGCCCAGCTGGGCACAACCACCAAGACTCCGGGGATCCAGCACCAGGAGCCGCTGGACCCGGGGGACAACTGGGCGATCGAAATGGTGAACGACGCAGCCGCTGTGATGTCCGGCCACGAATTCGAGGCAAGGCACGATCCCGCCAAGGCCGGTTACGGCGGCCTCGGCTGCCGGCTGCCGGAGGTATGTCCGCTGTGTTCGCGGGGAAAGCAGGTTACCGAATGA